A stretch of the Malus sylvestris chromosome 10, drMalSylv7.2, whole genome shotgun sequence genome encodes the following:
- the LOC126587599 gene encoding uncharacterized protein LOC126587599 → MASSSSSVKIEGLLGMLTIKLTDKNFSKWVFQFKSVLKGYKLFDHFDGTAICPPKFVIHTEHGVTNEVTNAFLEWKSTDLALLSLLIATVSDESIEHVLGCKTAHEAWTNLQDRYAFISKARVNTLKTEFQTIQKGADSIEQYMARLKNIKEQLLTAGEFVSDNDFIVAALSGLPREYSTIRTVILTRDTAISLREFREQLLCAERENESMVNSPSNNFSGLYMQGSVGSPMSQSSGMSQSSGMSQGSSSHSAGVPFSTGGTITRVQNGNSRFGVPSAPYPQHGPPVQYPAIPNVASQTYASMSFPQHGYSPYLGSQYMEAPPFLAPLLPDFSNSYGFVGHDGPPRHFPPSNSGNSNIRTRQYYGTRSNGNGTYKSSNGRGQIFSNRQSTGTWQTWAGNTEARTNIVPECQICSKRGHTAPNCWKRSTNPSSVGHVMECQICGKRGHSALDCHHRNNFAYQGQGNQGCNLPRKE, encoded by the exons ATggcgtcatcatcatcatcagtgAAAATAGAAGGGCTGCTGGGAATGTTAACTATAAAGTTAACTGATAAGAATTTTTCGAAGTGGGTTTTTCAATTCAAGTCTGTTCTAAAAGGATACAAATTGTTTGATCACTTTGATGGTACTGCGATTTGTCCACCAAAGTTTGTTATACACACTGAACATGGGGTTACAAATGAAGTCACCAATGCTTTTCTTGAATGGAAATCAACTGATTTGGCACTATTGAGTCTGCTTATTGCAACAGTATCTGATGAATCTATAGAGCATGTTTTGGGATGTAAAACTGCACATGAGGCGTGGACTAATCTACAAGATCGATATGCTTTCATCTCTAAAGCAAGGGTGAACACACTTAAGACAGAATTTCAAACTATACAAAAAGGGGCTGATTCAATTGAACAATATATGGCTAGGCTCAAGAATATTAAAGAACAGTTGCTGACTGCTGGGGAATTTGTTTCTGATAATGATTTTATTGTTGCTGCTCTGTCTGGTTTACCAAGGGAGTATTCGACCATAAGAACTGTGATACTTACAAGAGATACTGCAATTTCTTTGAGAGAGTTCAGGGAACAGTTACTTTGTGCAGAAAGAGAGAATGAGTCTATGGTCAATAGTCCCTCGAATAATTTTTCTGGTTTGTATATGCAAGGATCTGTTGGTTCACCAATGTCACAAAGTTCTGGTATGTCACAGAGCTCTGGAATGTCACAAGGATCTTCAAGTCATTCTGCTGGTGTACCATTTTCTACTGGTGGTACCATTACAAGAGTTCAAAATGGTAATTCTAGATTTGGGGTGCCATCTGCACCTTATCCACAACATGGTCCACCTGTGCAATATCCTGCCATTCCAAATGTGGCATCTCAAACATATGCATCTATGTCATTTCCACAACACGGTTATTCTCCATATTTGGGCAGTCAATATATGGAAGCTCCACCATTCCTTGCGCCACTATTACCAGATTTTTCAAATAGTTATGGCTTTGTTGGACATGATGGTCCACCAAGGCATTTTCCACCCTCTAATAGTGGGAATTCAAACATCAGAACAAGACAATATTATGGAACAAGGTCAAATGGTAATGGAACCTACAAGTCATCAAATGGAAGAGGTCAGATTTTTAGCAACAGACAGTCAACTGGAACATGGCAAACTTGGGCTGGAAATACAGAAGCAAGGACAAACATTGTACCTGAATGTCAAATATGTTCAAAGAGGGGACATACAGCACCAAATTGTTGGAAGAGGTCAACTAATCCTAGCTCTGTGGGACATGTCATGGAGTGTCAAATCTGTGGAAAAAGAGGTCATAGTGCTCTAGATTGTCATCATAGAAACAACTTTGCATATCAAG GACAAGGTAACCAAGGCTGTAATCTACCAAGGAAGGAGTAA